The sequence AGGCAACGCATCTCCTCCCACAACAGGCTGTGTCATCCGAAAATGCCAGAACTACACCAGTGATGACAGTGATTGGGAACAGGAAATTTAGGTATTAATTCCATCCAGGGAATCAGAAAAGAAACAGTGAGGCAGGTGGCTTGATTTGGTCTCTAAGGGATTAAGAGGATGAACAGGTAGCGACTAGGGATGGAACATGACAGGTGATGGGGGAAGATACTATGTGTAAATAAATATGATGGAAAAGTATAGGATTAGTTCTGGCAACTTCAAGTATGGTAATATGAAGGATATTATAGAGTGTGATTGGGGAGCTGGAGAAGGTAAGAAAAGCGTGTTGAGGTCTTAAATGCCATGCCAAGGAATCTGGGCTTCATCTGGCAGAATCTGGAGAGCCAGCAAGGATAAGTGTGGGCAACCTGAACGGATCTGTGCGTTGGGAAAGATGACTGGGGGCCGTGTGAGGgatggagtggggggaggagagatTATAAACCACTCAGGAGGCATCTGATACAACAGTCCAGGGAGGAGGTAGTGGGAACGTGGCGCAGGGCAGGCGGTAGGGGTGGAAAGAAGATGGCAGGAGACATTCTAAGGTGAAAGGCACCTCACCTTTCTTTATCCTTACAGTAATCTATCCACTAAGAACAGAAACAGATCATAAAACTTCCTaatttgtagaagaaaaaaaatgaagcggGCGTGTGTGTATATAGGAGATACAACTTGATTAATTGAAAAGGAgacaaggaagggaaagaaatgaaactgagaagtgggacaaatagaaaatataaaataagggcagaaattaatgaaaaagcaCCCAAACCTACAATAGAAAGGGTCATCAAAACTGCAagatagttctttaaaaatactaaaatggccgagtgtgatggctcacacctgtaatcccaccactgtgggaggctgaggcaggaggatggcttgagcccaggagttcgaggctgcagtgagctgtgatgatgccaccgcactctagtctgggcaacagagtgagactctgtctcaaaaacaaacacagacacacacatacaaaataactaaaaaaaaccCCCTACAAACCTCTaatgtaatcaacataaaaaaagGAGTGGGCACAATCAAGTGTTATTAGGAACTAAAAAGAACACATAACTACTGTCATAACAGAGATGAAAACAAACATCATGAACTTTGTGCCAAGCcactcaaaaaagtaaaatgatcaaAACTAACTGGAAGATCAAAACTGACTAGAAAGCTTGAATGATCCTATAATCTTTAAGGAAAATGGAATTCCACAAAGTGATAAAAATAGTTACAAACACCACCACAGATGATTCTCAAAAAACATAATGCTACCTTTTCACAAGATGGCACCAAAGATGAAGAGGaagctcctgccctccccacagccaAAGCCAAGGATTTGAGGGCCAAGAATTCAGTGCTGAAAGGCATCCACAGCCACCAAAAAAAGATGATCGACATGTCATTCCCCTTCTGGCAGCCCAAGACAATGTGGCTCCCAAGGCAGCCCAAATATCCTTGGAAAAGTGCCCCTAGGAGAAACAAGCTTGACCACTATGCCATCATCAAGCTCCCCCGACCACTGAGTCTGCCATGAAGAAGACAGAGGACACCATCCACTGTGGATATCAAAGCCAACAAGCACCAGATCAAACAGCCGATGAAAAAGCTCTATGACACTGATGTGGCCAAGGTCAACACCTTGAGTAGGCCTGATGGAGAGAAGAAGGCATATGTTCGACTGGCTCCTTCCTGACTATGATGCTTTGGATGTTGCCAATAACACTGGAATCATCTAAACTGAATCCAgctaattctaaataaatatcttttcaccatttaaaaaaagcATGATTCTGATGatgaaaaaggtaaattttatgtaatatgtattttaccacaataaaaataaataaatttgaacgattaaaaaatgctgaatacagtaacatatataaaagtttagaaacacacaaaactggctgggcacagtggctcatgcctgtaatcctagcactctgggaggccgaggcaggcagattgtttgagctcaggagttcgagaccagcctgagcaagagcgagaccctgtctctactaaaaatagaaagaaattagctggacagctaaaaatatatatagaaaaattagccaggcatggtggtgcatgcctgtagtcccagctacttgggaggctgaggcaggattgcttgagcccaggagttcgaggctgcagtgagctgtgatgacaccatggcactctagcccaggcaacagagtaagactctgtctcaaaaaaaaaaaagaaacacacaaaactaAGACAACCTATTGTTATGCTACAAAATATCATTTAGGGGTACACAGAGACACAGTAAATTAATATAGAACAGCAAGAGAAGGACTAGCATAAAATTAAGCAAGAGGGTACTGCTAGTGGGGAGGGTCAGAAACACAACCAGAATGGGACACACAGAACTTCCAAATTACAGGTcatgttctatttctttagttGTGCAGCAAATACAAGGGtgtttgtttccttcttctttaacctcacacacacattatatacatacttttaacatacatatatttaaaacctCTGCTTCATTAATAACTATTTGAAGAGCACTCGTAATCTGCATACTACTGTGCCAGGGACTGAGAGGAATATTAAATAGCTGCTTGGAGACCTCCAGACCAAGGAGGCAAAGATGGCAGGAGAAGGTATAAAATatgtagagaaagaagagacttGAAATGGGTCAGGGTGTCCAAGCCAAGGAATGTAAGACTTTCACTGGAGAAGGAAATGGTCCCCAGCAGTGTCGAATGCTGCTTCAATTGCCAAATGTGCCGTCTGCTCCCATTCACCTCCATCACGTCCGACTTTCTGGGATGTGGAATCTTTGCACAACTGAATGGAAAccgtctcctcctccccacaagGGGTCTTGTCACATCCCTCTTGTAGACTATATTCTAGGCAatagagataaacaaaatggCAAGGAAGCTGCAGGGCAAAGCAAAAAGCGGCAGACGAAGGTCAGAAGATCTGTTTAGATGCAGTCCCGTCCCTCATTAACTACAGGACTCTTGTCATGTCACTTTCCAGTGAGGACAACACCTCCTGcctcatatattttatacatccCTACCTTATTCTAGGAAGGATTTATTAATACCAAGGTTCAATGGGAGTAACACTAATACCTGCTTGAAGCCCTGGTGTGAGGACTACACGTGGTCCTGCATGTGCAGCTTGGCCTGGGCCTGGCACATCTCAAGAGCTCTACAAGTGCCAGCTGCTGATAGAATGCAAATCCAACATCACATTTCGGCAAGCCAACATGAACACCAGCAACTGTTCAATTTACAGCCCACACCATAAAAGCAAGCCAACTGCTTGGAAGCACAATGATTGCTGATCATGATCACTGctgtttattgaatgctttctctgtgccagtgctaagtgctttgcatataatatttctattctttttaacaGTCTTGTGAGATAGATATTATCGTACTTATTTTACCAAGGAggaactgaagttcagagaggttaagtatcttgtccaaagtcacatggGAAGAACTGGGATTTATGGAGGAACTGGGATTTGAAGTCAgacaaataaatttaatgtgtGGAAACCTCACGGAAAGGTGTCAATAAGGATATAAACAATGTCCTCAACATCTATTCTTACAGTTTAGAGAGGCCATTTTCATGCGGCTGTTTCTTATAGCAACCCTCAAATTGTTCCCCAAAGCACAAGGCAGTAAAATCATCTGGGGGCCTGGATCCAGATGGGGATGGGGGGGTAAAGGAAAGGGCAGAACCATTTATTAGAACCCAGGCTCACAGTTCTCAGGTGGTCTGCCTTAATCCAAAGGTAGATTTCAGTTTACAGATTAACTTCAAACATACCATTAAGTTTACTTATTACATTTCCTGTctgcctcttccctcttccccatgGCAtgcaagctccatgaaggcagggattcCTCTCTGCTCTGTTTTGTTGTGTGTCTCAAATTCCTCGAACAGTGCTTGACATGTAGTAGCagctatttgttaaatgaatagaTCGGATGAACAACAAAGATTAAAAgttgacaataccaagtgttacAAAAGAAATGAGGAACGAGAACTCTCACACCACTAGTAGGAGTGCAAACTTGTACAATCCCTTTGAAGGCAATGTCTAGTAACATTGAAAACGTACCCAATAATTCTTCTAGTTAAATACCCTACAGAAATTATAGCACAGGTGCCAAAAGAGACACCTAAAAGTTTTTCAGTAGAGCAATGtctgtaatagcaaaaaaaaaaaaaaaaaactataaataatttaaatgtccatCTCTGGAAGAATGAGTAAATATACTATATAAAATGGATTCATAAAATAGACTACTGTAAAGAGCAATGAGAATAAACTAGAGTCTTATATTAATATGAATGGTTCTAAAACACATAATGTAagcaaaatgcaaaagaaaatggaactttTACTAATGTAAAAATTTAGAACACAAAAGAATATTGTATATTGTTCaaggatatttattaatatatttgactgTAAAAAAAAGTAGTTGTCCATGGGGAGGGGAAAAAGGCTATAAGACAGGAAAGGGACAAAGGGGACTTAAAATTGATATGTAATTCTTATTTATCCTAATTTAAGAAGACTCCAGACAAAAAGGACAAAATGCTAACTGCTACCAAGCAGGAATGCTGAGTAACCAGGTGTTTGTTGTTAATAGttcagttttctgtatttttaaatttctcaacaaccaaataaaacaaatagcaaacTTTTCCCTGAtcttaaatactaaaataaagtGTTTATGTGTGGATGTGGTTCAACATTGGCAATGGAAAGTTTAAAGCTTTTCATCCTTAAATTGATTTTATGTGTTGAGAGAACAAAGAACACATTGGTGGTTCTAAAGCTTGGGACTTTACATGGTTATGAGTAGCTATTTTCTGCACCAACTCCAGAAGGGGTGTCTGACGCTTgctctctttctcattctgaaCCCTCTCTCCCCTTACATAttgattcttttctcctttcttccttccctcaggTCCCTACACAAACGCACTGCGTCAAGAGTCATCTGGAGGCCCGGCACAAGCTGGGGTTCTGACACTAACTTGCATGTGATTCTGGGCTGCCACCTCACCATTTTGGACCTCAATGATCTCTCTAAACCTGGGAGAACACCTGTCTTGCCTGGAGGCAAGCAGGGCTCCCCGTCACAGTTCTCCTCTCTATTTCTCTGTTGCAGCACCATGTCCAGTGGACTACACACAGAGCCTCCACCTTGATCTCACCTCTGCTCTCTGCCTTTGTTTCAGCTCCTGCTGGGCTGATTTCTGCTTAGCCTTCTCAACTCTGCTGACAGGTTCCTTAACTTTGGGTTTTTCTTTACGTGCAGGTGGATCCATGGCTTGGCTTCTGGATACTTCTTAGTCAAGCCTGATCTGGATGATACAGAAAGAGGCAgaccttcaaaataaaaaacaaaacaaaacaaacaaacaaaaaaccccccaaccTGCCAGTCACTCACCTAACTAATCCCTTAGCTCAGCCCCTTCCTTTGCCAGGTGAGGCAGACAGAGTGGCCTGGCGGCAAGAGCACTGGATTTGGTGGAGTAGGACCTGAGTCCCATTGCCACAACCTCGCTGGGTGTCCCTGGGCAAGTCTCCTCTCCatcctgagccttagttttctgtCTGCAAAATGGGACCATAGTCCCTTCCCTGGCTTCCCCCTCCAAGAACTGCtgtgtgaggatcaaatgagaagaCCCAAGACAAATAGTCTCATACACGGTAGCGTGCTGTACCCAGCGTGGGACTGTCATAACTGGGACACAGAGGCCCAGAAGAACAGGCCAGCCGAAGTCTTACACCAGTCTCCAGTCTTCGGGCCAGGGCGTTCCCACCACTGCCAGGCCTGACGGTTTCCCACCCAACTCCGCCCGCAGCCATCACTCCTGGGGCCAGCCGCCGGGCCCCACAGCTCGCCCGGGCCCGCCCCCCGCGTCCCGACCCCGCCCCGGCCCCAGGGGACGGCTCCCGCCTCCCGCCCGCCTCCCTCTCTCGGAGCAAAATGGCAGCGGGGGGCCGGAGCCGCCGACCGAGAGGGTCGGGAGTCGGTGCCTTTGCCTACCGGGTCTCGGGACTTTGGGGCTTCCACCGCGTCGCAGACAACGCCCCACGCGGGGGCAACCCCGGCCTTTCCCCGCTGCCGGACCTAGAGTTCCGAGCCCGCCGCCCCTCGGACTgggcggggcggagggaggggcagggggccgCGCGCCTTCATGCTTCCGCCGCAGGAGCGGCCGCGCGTGCGCAGAGAGCATGTCTGGGAAGCcggcgccgggggcggggccggaggcTGCCGGGCGTGGTTGGGGCGCTGGGGCGGGGGGCGCTGGGGCGGGGGTCGTGGGGGCGTGCGACTAACAAAGCTTTTCTCGGGAATATTTTCCGGGCCAGCTGCTAGGCTTTGAAGGGTGCCATCTGAGTCCTGGGATTGGAATTGCTCAGAATTGGAATTCTGAGCCTCAAAGAAGTGGGGACTGGTGATGGTCACCTTCTTGATTCACGAGTTTATtaggaggattaagtgagatccTGTTTGCCGGTGCTTTGAACAAGGGAATCTTGACACAAGTACAAACAACCAGTTTAAGCACAGAGAAACAGTCAAGTTACACTGATTATTGAggagatacaa is a genomic window of Eulemur rufifrons isolate Redbay chromosome 8, OSU_ERuf_1, whole genome shotgun sequence containing:
- the SVBP gene encoding small vasohibin-binding protein, with the protein product MDPPARKEKPKVKEPVSRVEKAKQKSAQQELKQRQRAEIYALNRVMTELEQQQFDEFCKQMQPPGE